The Opitutus sp. ER46 sequence ACACTGGCGCGGGCAGATCGGGCGGAGAGTGTCACGTAATACGTGACACTTTCGTAACGCGAAAAAGAGCGTTCCCGCGGGGCGGAAACGCTCGCGAATGTGTACTGAGGTTTCGGTTACGGCGTGCTGCCGGTGGAGCTCGTGGCGGCGCCGGTGCCCATGCCCGAGCTCTCGGAGCCGTAGGAGCTGGTGCTGGTCGCGTTGCCCTGGCCGCTCAGGCCGGTGCCGCCGGTCGTGCCGGTGGTGTCGGTGGCGCTGCTGCTGCCCGTGTTCGAGCGCCAGCTGTCCTTGTCGGTGCGGCCGGTCGGGACGACGGACTGCTGCAGTTGCTGCACCTGAGAGAGGTGCTGCTGCAGGTGCTGCAGGGTCGAGCTCGCGAACTGGCGGATCTCGGGATCCTTGGCGTCCTTCGCCGCCTTCTCGAAGCGCTTCACGTCCTTCTCGTGCATGTCGACCATGTGTTCGATGAAGTCGCGGTCGAATTCCTCGCCTGACGCGCGGCTGAGCCGTTTGTAGTCGCGGTCCTCGGTGTCGTCCTGATCGATCTTCACGTTCTTCGCGCTGGCGAGGCTCATGAGCTGCGAGTTGACCTGCGTGTGCTGGTCAACCATCTGCTGCGCGAATTGCTTCACCTCGGGGTTGCTCGCCTTCTGCGTGGCGAGCTGGGCGATCTTCACCTCTTTCTGGCCGTCGTCTGCGGCCTTGGTGACGAACCGCTTGTCACCCCAGCTCAGCTTGCCGTCGGAGGCGCTGGTGCCGGTGGAGCCCTGCCGGCTCGACAGGTCGGTGTCGTTGGTGCTCATCGAGCCGCTGCCCGCGGTGTTGCTCGTGCTCTGGCTGTTGTAGGTGCTGTTGTTCCGGCTGGTGCTCGGCTGCGTCGAAGACCCCGCGGAGGAGGACGAGGACGATTGCGCGAACACAGCGATGTTGCCTGTAACCAACACCAATGCGGCGGCGAGAGCCGCGCGACGCATGGGTGAAAGGGAAGGGTTGGAGGATTTCATAGCGGGTCGACTATACGCGCCGGGGGACGCCCCGCTATGGGCGCCGGCCCTGATTCGGGGACCGGCGCCTTCCGGTCGGCGGACTGGGTTCGAGACGGTAGCCGCGGTCGGCCTTTGCCTACCAGCCGGGTGGTTGTCGCCGCGATCTCCGCGACACTAGAACTGCAGCCGCACGCCCCCGGTGACGCCGCGCCCGGCCAGCGGCGCAAACGCCTTCAGAAACGACGTGTGTTCCCGGGCTTCGGCATTCGCCAGGTTCTCGCCGTGCACGAATACCTCCGGCCGGACCCGACCCGTGCCGAGCCGCCACGACACGTCGGCATCGAGGAGGGTGTAGCCGGGCGTCGGCGTCTCATTGTGGCCAACCCGGTGCTGGGCAAAGACCCGCCGCACGCCGGCGCCAAACGTCCAGCGGTCGGTCGCGTAAGTGAGCCGCGCGCCCGTGCGCCAGGGCGGCATCCTTGGCAGCGGTACGTCGTCCGGCACCGTTTGGGCACGGACATAGTCGGCCGAGAGGTCGAGGTGGAGCTGGCCCGAGCGGCGGTCCAGAAGATGCAACGACAGCTCGGCCTCACCGCCGAGGAAGCGGGCGTCGCGGGCGACGAACTGGTACGGGGTGAGCCCGTCGGGATTGGCGGAGTCGGGGACCGCATCGGCGGCGAGTTCCTGCTCGAAGACGTAGTCCTGGAAACGCTGCGCAAACACGCTGATCGCGCCCGTGATGCGGCCGGAGCGCCGCCGGAGGCTGAGATCGACGCCAACGCATTTCTCGGGCGCAAGATCGTGCGTGCCGATCTCGTACGCCGCGGTACCGGCGTGCGGCCCGTTGGAGTAGCGCTCCTGCGCCGCGGGAAGGCGTTGCGTGTAGGCGAGCGACGCCGCGAGGGTCCAGTTCGCCGCCGGGTGATGCACGACCCCGAAGGACGCGCTCAGGCCGCTGTCGCGGTTGCGCTCGTGCGGCCGCGCGGCGTAACCCGGCACCTCCGGCAGATCGGAAGGGACGTCCCCGAGCGTGATGGTCTGCCGCTCCGCCCGGGCACCGAGTTCGAGCCGGGTCGCCTCGTTGAGCTTCATTTCCTCCAGCGCGAAGATCGCGACGTTTTGCATCACGTATGGCGGCGTGGCCACTTCCTCGCCGACGGCGGAGAAGTCACTGCGCGCAGCTTGCGCGCCCACCGTGCCGAGCAGCGGGCCAATCGCCACATGCGGCAGCTCGAGCCGGCCCTCCCACGCGCGGTTCTTGAACGTGGTGTTCACGGTCGTGCCGCCACTGAGCTCCGAGTGTTCGTAGTCGCCTATGCCCAGCCGGACCCGGGCGCCGCGGAACGGGCCGAAGGCCCGGGTGATGTCCCCCTCGAGCGCGAGCCGGTTCTGACGCAGCCGGATGCTCGTGGCGGGATCGTCGCCGGTCGGAACGCCATACTCTGTCTCGTAATGGCTGACGGCGACGCCGGCTCGGCCAACGTCCCAGAACTGCGCGAGTCCGGCGGAAACGCTCTTGGTCTGCGTGGCGCTGCCGGGAAGCGTGCCGCGGGGCTGGTCGCCCGGCGCCTCGGGATCGATGCGGGCGATCCCGGGAATGCGGAGATCGTCGGTGTCGCGGGTCAGCGCGTTGACGTGCACGGCGGTCGCGCCGTGCACGGCGTCGGCCGCCAGCACGGCGGCATTTTCGCGGGTGGCTCCCCCGGTGCGAAGTTCGAGCGTGCCCCCGAACGGCCGTGCGACGCGTTCGGTCGGGATGCTCTGGTCGATGACGTTGACGACGCCGCCAACCGCGGAGCTGCCGTACAGGAGCGTGCTGGGGCCGCGCAGAACCTCCACGCGCGAGGCGAAGAGCGGCTCCACTGCGGTGTTGTGGTCGGGGCTCACGTTCGAGGCATCGAGCGCGCCGATGCCGTTGGTGAGAACGCGGATGCGGTCGCCGCCAAGCCCGCGGATGATGGGCCGGCTTGCGCCGGGGCCGTAGGCCGTGGAGCTCACTCCGGGGATGGTGGCGAGGCTGTCACCGAGCGTGGAGCGCACGGCATGGCGGAGTTCGTCGCCGGCGAGCACCGAGGTGCCCTGGGCGAGGTCGAAGGCGGTGCGGGGATCCGGACCGGCGCTCACGATGACGGTGTCGAGATGCTGGACGCGGTCGTCGCCCGGTGGCGGCGTTGCCGGCGTGGTTTGGGCGCGCAGGCACGCTGCGGCGCAGAAGAGGGGAAGAAGGAAATATTTGGACATAGTCAGCCTGGAGAATGCGAGGACGGGAGATCCGCGCGGTTTAGGCGCGCGAATGCGGACACATCGCCCACGGGGCGATGCGGGTTTCAATCAAGCCACCAGGCTGACCGGCGGGCCGCGCTCCGGATGCCGGAGATAACGCGGGGCGGCGACAAAAGGATCCTCCTGCGGAGCCAGTACGCGGGCGCAGACCGCGAAAGAAGGCGCGGCGACGGCAACGGCGGCTGCAGGCGCGGCGGTGCCGGTGGAAAACAGCGTGACGGCGCAGTGGTGATCGGGGGCCTCGACGTCGCCGCGGTGCAACGCGTGATGCAGCTCCGGGCAGGCGCTGAGGATCGCGAGCCCGAGCACAAGCGCAGCGCAGCCGGCCGCGGCGAGGCGGCGCAGGAGATCAGCGATGCGACTTGGGTGGGCGGGCATGGGCAGCGCGGCGATTATGGCAAATGCGTCAAGCCCCGGGCCCGGGGCGAACGGGCGGGGACCTTACCGTGCGGGTTCACCGAGCCAGCGCAAATCGTAGAGCCACCATTCGCCCCCGCGGCGCTCGATGCGGGCCAGAAACGGCCGGCGCAGCTGGAGCGCGGCCAGGTCGAGCGGGGCGATCGTGAACGTGTGCGTTCCGCCAGCGAATACCCCCGGCACCTCGGCGTGCCGAACGTCCACGCGGTTGGTCGCGGCATCGACCGATAATGCGGCGCCCCGCAGGGCAAAACCGCGCAACTGCTCCGGAGTTGGCGTGCAGTGGCAGGATGCTTCGCTGGCCAGCAGTTCACCCTCTGCAATGGAGGCCCGCGAGACGCGCAGGCCCTCCGGCGTGGCGAGCACGATGAGCAACCGGGCTTGCCCCTGTCCGCCGGCGTAGTCCTGCAACAACAGCAGCCGCGGCACGCCGCGCGCAGCGCCAGCCGGCGCGAGCTCGACGGGCTCGTTTGCGGCAAACTCAGGGTTGATTCGGCGCAACCACGCGCTGCCATCCGCTTCCACCCAGCTTGCGAGCACGGTGCCGTCGCTCAGCAGGACCGTATCGACGCGACCGGCGGGCCGGCCGCGGTCGAGCCGCAGCGGCATCAGCCAGCGGCCCGCGGCGTCGGGGGAGTAGGAGGCGAGGACGCGCGGCTCGCCGTCCGCGGCCGTGAACCACACGGCGGCGACGCGGCTGCCATCAGTGGCGAGTCGCGGGCCGTTTACGGGACAGGCGGTGATCTTCCAGCCATCCGGGCTCAAGTCGGCCGGGGCGTCCCAGGACGACCCGCGAAATCGCGCGACGCGGATGTCACGGACCTCGTCGGCGGAGCGGCCGCGGTAGGCAAGCAGGGCGCCGCCGTCGAGCAGTGGCACGAGCGTGGTCGGGCAACAGTCGCAAACGCGGGCGTCGACGCGCTCTTCGGAGGCAGGGTCGCCGAGGATTCGGGCGTAGAGCTGCTGGACGGCCGGGCCGGTGGCCGGTTTGCGGCCGTCGAGCCACGCCGCGAGGACGCGCCCATCGGCCAGGCGGGTGAGCGAGACGTTTTCGACCGGCGCGGCGTCCGGACCCCAGCGCTCCGGTGCAGTCCACGTGGCGCCCCTATCGCGCGATTCTGCGACGAACGCGGCGCCGCGGCCGTCGCACCACAGCGCGTGGATGCGGCCGTCGCCGGCGATCGCGAGTTGGGGGACGTCGGTGGAACTGGGCACGATCGACGCGGCGGTGGCGATGTCGCGGGTTGGGAGCCAGGAGGACTCGGCGGGAGCGAAACGCGCCGCACGCAGCCGGAAGTGCGGCTGCCCTGCGGCGGCGGGCTCGACCCACGAAAGCCAGACCGTTCCGTCGGGCGCTTGCGCGAACGCAGGAGCGGCGGCCTGCGCGCCGGCCGGGGAAGGCAGGGGAGTGAATGTGAACGCTGTCGCGGATACGGCCGGCGCGACCGCGACCGCGAGGGCGAGGCAGGAAACGGAAAGCAGGAATCGCATGCGGTGGCGGTGGGTCAGGTGCGCCGCCGCTGGAGGATGGTCACGACGAGGAGGAGGGCAAACGCGAGGACGAGAAGCGTGGCGGCGAATGCATGCGCCTGTGGATACGCCAGCGCCTGCACTTCATCGTAGAGTGCGATGCTCGCCACCTTGGTCACGCCGGGGATGGCGCCGCCGATCATGAGCACGACGCCAAATTCGCCGAGCGTGTGGGCAAAGCCCAGGGTGAGTCCGGCGGCGATGCCGCGCCATGCGAGCGGGACGTGAAGCCGCCAGAACACCCGCCGGGGCGAGGCGCCCAGCGTGGCGCCGGCGTCGAGCAAGTCGCGCGGCACGGCGCGCAGCGCGGCCTGAAACGGCTGCACGGCGAACGGCAGCGAGTAGAAGACCGACGCGATGACGAGTCCGGTGAAGGAGAAGGCGAGCGATTGGCCGGTCACGGCCTGCCACCACCGCCCCGGCCCGTGCTGCGGCGAAAAGGCGACGAGCAGGTAGAAGCCGATGACCGTGGGCGGCAGGACGACCGGGAGCGCGACAACCGTCTCCAGGGCTGCGGCCAGCTTCGAACGCGTCGAGTTCAGCCAGTGCGCCAGCGGCAGCCCAACGATGCCGAGCACGAGGGTCGTGATGGCGGCCAGGCGCAGCGTCAGCCAAAGCGACTGCCACAAGGCAGGCGAGAGACCGAGGAAGGTGGCATGGGCTTCGGGCAAGCGCAGGAGAGGGTTGGAATAGACCTTGCGAGCGTGGCGAACGCGGGCCGCGTGAAAACCGGAAAGTGCGACGGGGCGCGAGGGCGGCGGGCAGACGGCGCGAGCGCGCCCGCTATTCCGGGGACGAGTAGCCCTGGTCGCGCAGGATCCTTTGCGCGGCGGAGGAGCGCAGGAACTCGAGATACTGTCGGGCGGTAACGTTCTCCCTGCCGTGCTGCGTGAGAATCGCGCCATGCGCGAGGGTCACGCCGGGGTAGGCGGGGGCGGGGATCTCGAGGTACGAACCGCGGCCGGCCAGCCGGCGGGAGAGCACGAACGACAGCGCGACGAAACCCGCGTCGGCGTTGCCGGTTTCGACGAACTGGGCGGCCTGGGCGATGTTCTCGCCGATGACGAGCCGTGGTGCGAGGGTCGACCAGAGCCCAAGCTGTTCGAGGACGGTCTGCGCGGCGCGGCCATATGGGGCGGAGCGCGGCTGCGCGATCGCGAGCTTCCGCAGCGCCGGCGAAGTGAGGGCGGCCTTGAGGTCGGACATGGGCAAGCGTGGGTTGGTCGTCCAGAGCACCAGGCGCCCGCGGGCAAACGTCTGCAATGTGGCCGAGACGCCCGCGCCGGCGGCGGCAAGCTCGGCGGGGTATTGGGTATCGGCCGAGAGGAAGACGTCGTAGGGGGCGCCGTGTCGAATCTGCGCGAAGAGGCTGCCGGAGGCGCCGAGCGTGGTGGTGATGCGGGCGCCGGGGTGGTGCGCCTGGAACTCCAGATTGAGCGCCTCGATGGCGTAGGTGAGGTTGGCGGCGGCCGCCACAGAGACGACGGCCGCCGCCGGCTTGTCCGCGGCCGCCAGCCGGCAGGTCTGCAGGATAATCAGGAGAACGATGATCAGGCGCCGACGCACGGCCGCCACGGTGTGATCACGATTTCGGGGCGGCAAGCCCGGTCGAAACGACGCCCGCGCCGAAAAAACCGGAGAAAATTCTTGAAACACGAGTGAAATGCGTGCGTCGAAAGCAGGCGATGATTCCGGGAATCCGACGCGTCCTCGCCTGGCTTATGCTCGGGCTTTGCCTCATCGGCGTGCAGTCGCGCGCGGAAACCACCGAGGAGGCGCTCGACGTGTCGCGCGATGCGCTCGTCTACAAGGACGGCGACCGTGTGTACGGCAAACTCGTGCAGCAGGTCGGGAACGTGATCGTCTTTCGATCGGATCGCTTTGGTGAGCTGCGCGTATTTGCGACGGACGCCGTCGTGATCCGGGCCACGACGATCGCAAAGACGACGGATCAGTCCGCCGCCAAGCCCGTCGTCGCGCAGGGTATTCACCCCAAACCCGCGGCGGCAGCGGCTGCGGCGGAGCCGGAGGAAGCACATGCGCCGGAAACCCCCGAGGACCGCGCGGAAAAGGAGAAGCTGAGCCTGTGGAACCTGTTCTCGCCGGCGGTCATGACGGCGCGCGTGCGCGAATTCTTCGGTCCGTGGCACGGCCGCGTGGCGGTGTCGAACGACATCGTGACGGATACGTCGGACCGCCGGAGTCTGGCGGTCGACACCCGGATCGCGCGCAAGTTCAAGAAGGACGCGATCGAGCTCACCGGCCGGTACGACTACAACAACACGAACGAGGTGACGACGTCGGATACGCTCAAGGGGGCGGGCTCGTGGCGGCACGACTTCGACCGGCGCAAGTTCGGCCAGTACCGGCCCACCGTGGAGTGGAACCGGGCCAGCACCAAGAACGGTGTCCGCGCCGAGTACGTGCTGCT is a genomic window containing:
- a CDS encoding DUF481 domain-containing protein, producing MIPGIRRVLAWLMLGLCLIGVQSRAETTEEALDVSRDALVYKDGDRVYGKLVQQVGNVIVFRSDRFGELRVFATDAVVIRATTIAKTTDQSAAKPVVAQGIHPKPAAAAAAAEPEEAHAPETPEDRAEKEKLSLWNLFSPAVMTARVREFFGPWHGRVAVSNDIVTDTSDRRSLAVDTRIARKFKKDAIELTGRYDYNNTNEVTTSDTLKGAGSWRHDFDRRKFGQYRPTVEWNRASTKNGVRAEYVLLQQEIGFGFNVIIKPTRKLRLGVSQNLFDTWTYSDRRDDTGHGSRGVESFFDELELTLPWRMTLTQRGVWYPVEHETDGFENRVELNKKLSETLSLALRHEFRRNNPDGSSQDYTKLRLLLGFDF
- the modA gene encoding molybdate ABC transporter substrate-binding protein; this encodes MRRRLIIVLLIILQTCRLAAADKPAAAVVSVAAAANLTYAIEALNLEFQAHHPGARITTTLGASGSLFAQIRHGAPYDVFLSADTQYPAELAAAGAGVSATLQTFARGRLVLWTTNPRLPMSDLKAALTSPALRKLAIAQPRSAPYGRAAQTVLEQLGLWSTLAPRLVIGENIAQAAQFVETGNADAGFVALSFVLSRRLAGRGSYLEIPAPAYPGVTLAHGAILTQHGRENVTARQYLEFLRSSAAQRILRDQGYSSPE
- a CDS encoding DUF4142 domain-containing protein, translating into MRRAALAAALVLVTGNIAVFAQSSSSSSAGSSTQPSTSRNNSTYNSQSTSNTAGSGSMSTNDTDLSSRQGSTGTSASDGKLSWGDKRFVTKAADDGQKEVKIAQLATQKASNPEVKQFAQQMVDQHTQVNSQLMSLASAKNVKIDQDDTEDRDYKRLSRASGEEFDRDFIEHMVDMHEKDVKRFEKAAKDAKDPEIRQFASSTLQHLQQHLSQVQQLQQSVVPTGRTDKDSWRSNTGSSSATDTTGTTGGTGLSGQGNATSTSSYGSESSGMGTGAATSSTGSTP
- a CDS encoding sialidase family protein — encoded protein: MRFLLSVSCLALAVAVAPAVSATAFTFTPLPSPAGAQAAAPAFAQAPDGTVWLSWVEPAAAGQPHFRLRAARFAPAESSWLPTRDIATAASIVPSSTDVPQLAIAGDGRIHALWCDGRGAAFVAESRDRGATWTAPERWGPDAAPVENVSLTRLADGRVLAAWLDGRKPATGPAVQQLYARILGDPASEERVDARVCDCCPTTLVPLLDGGALLAYRGRSADEVRDIRVARFRGSSWDAPADLSPDGWKITACPVNGPRLATDGSRVAAVWFTAADGEPRVLASYSPDAAGRWLMPLRLDRGRPAGRVDTVLLSDGTVLASWVEADGSAWLRRINPEFAANEPVELAPAGAARGVPRLLLLQDYAGGQGQARLLIVLATPEGLRVSRASIAEGELLASEASCHCTPTPEQLRGFALRGAALSVDAATNRVDVRHAEVPGVFAGGTHTFTIAPLDLAALQLRRPFLARIERRGGEWWLYDLRWLGEPAR
- a CDS encoding TonB-dependent receptor, with protein sequence MSKYFLLPLFCAAACLRAQTTPATPPPGDDRVQHLDTVIVSAGPDPRTAFDLAQGTSVLAGDELRHAVRSTLGDSLATIPGVSSTAYGPGASRPIIRGLGGDRIRVLTNGIGALDASNVSPDHNTAVEPLFASRVEVLRGPSTLLYGSSAVGGVVNVIDQSIPTERVARPFGGTLELRTGGATRENAAVLAADAVHGATAVHVNALTRDTDDLRIPGIARIDPEAPGDQPRGTLPGSATQTKSVSAGLAQFWDVGRAGVAVSHYETEYGVPTGDDPATSIRLRQNRLALEGDITRAFGPFRGARVRLGIGDYEHSELSGGTTVNTTFKNRAWEGRLELPHVAIGPLLGTVGAQAARSDFSAVGEEVATPPYVMQNVAIFALEEMKLNEATRLELGARAERQTITLGDVPSDLPEVPGYAARPHERNRDSGLSASFGVVHHPAANWTLAASLAYTQRLPAAQERYSNGPHAGTAAYEIGTHDLAPEKCVGVDLSLRRRSGRITGAISVFAQRFQDYVFEQELAADAVPDSANPDGLTPYQFVARDARFLGGEAELSLHLLDRRSGQLHLDLSADYVRAQTVPDDVPLPRMPPWRTGARLTYATDRWTFGAGVRRVFAQHRVGHNETPTPGYTLLDADVSWRLGTGRVRPEVFVHGENLANAEAREHTSFLKAFAPLAGRGVTGGVRLQF
- the modB gene encoding molybdate ABC transporter permease subunit produces the protein MPEAHATFLGLSPALWQSLWLTLRLAAITTLVLGIVGLPLAHWLNSTRSKLAAALETVVALPVVLPPTVIGFYLLVAFSPQHGPGRWWQAVTGQSLAFSFTGLVIASVFYSLPFAVQPFQAALRAVPRDLLDAGATLGASPRRVFWRLHVPLAWRGIAAGLTLGFAHTLGEFGVVLMIGGAIPGVTKVASIALYDEVQALAYPQAHAFAATLLVLAFALLLVVTILQRRRT